One Mesorhizobium loti genomic window carries:
- a CDS encoding peptide ABC transporter permease has protein sequence MTDLTQSPVRGDIRLSWVGRLRGLLPDVAPSTVIGSVVLLFWVACAIAGAQFVPFDPYAEDFLSMMTPPDAVHWFGTDQLGRDVLSRIVVGSRDILLVAPLATLAGITAGSVIGLVLGTFGGLVDAVGARLLDAVMSLPFIVLVTMALVAIGPSNLTVILVIGLAYAPLVARTVRTAAREQRERDYISAARLAGEGRLAIMFLEILPNVRETILIELITRLGYAFFSIATLSFLGLGIQPPSADWGLAIADGYGFLTGGKWWVVVFNSAAIISLVMATNLIAQGIGAFENSDK, from the coding sequence ATGACCGATCTCACCCAGTCTCCCGTGCGCGGCGATATCAGGCTCTCCTGGGTCGGCCGGCTGCGTGGTCTTCTGCCCGACGTGGCGCCGTCGACCGTGATCGGCTCAGTGGTGCTTTTGTTCTGGGTCGCCTGCGCGATTGCCGGTGCGCAATTCGTGCCGTTCGATCCCTATGCCGAGGATTTCCTGTCGATGATGACGCCGCCCGACGCGGTGCACTGGTTCGGCACCGACCAGCTTGGGCGCGACGTGCTTTCGCGCATCGTCGTCGGCTCGCGCGACATCCTGCTGGTGGCGCCGCTGGCGACGCTGGCCGGTATCACCGCCGGCAGCGTTATCGGCTTGGTGCTCGGCACCTTTGGCGGCCTGGTCGACGCTGTCGGCGCGCGGCTGCTCGACGCCGTCATGTCGCTGCCCTTCATCGTGCTGGTGACGATGGCGCTGGTGGCGATCGGCCCGTCCAACCTCACCGTCATCCTGGTCATCGGTCTTGCCTACGCGCCGCTGGTGGCGCGCACCGTGCGCACCGCCGCGCGCGAACAGCGCGAGCGCGACTACATCAGCGCCGCCCGGCTGGCCGGCGAAGGACGGCTGGCGATCATGTTCCTCGAAATCCTGCCCAATGTGCGGGAAACCATCCTGATCGAGCTCATCACCCGGCTCGGTTACGCCTTCTTCTCGATCGCGACGCTGAGCTTCCTTGGCCTCGGCATCCAGCCGCCATCGGCCGACTGGGGGCTGGCGATTGCCGATGGCTACGGTTTCCTGACCGGCGGCAAATGGTGGGTGGTGGTGTTCAATTCAGCCGCCATCATCTCGTTGGTGATGGCGACCAACCTCATCGCGCAAGGCATCGGCGCCTTCGAGAACAGCGACAAATGA